From the genome of Veillonellales bacterium:
TCGGTCCCAAAGCCTTTAAGGTTTTAGAAACCGAACAAATTGCCATGTACTCTTTCGATAATGAAAATGCAACAGTCGAAGAAACGCTGGCAGCATATCAATCCGGTAAACTAACGACTATCAAGTATGAGAAAATAAAAATGAAAGGTGTTGACAGACTTATGAAAATTGCAATCCCTTTAGTAAATAATAAGCTTTGTACCCATTTCGGCCACTGCGAACAATTTGCCATTGTAACCGTGGAAGGTAATAAAATTGTCAAACGGGAAACCCTGACTCCTCCACCCCATGCACCCGGGGTTATCCCTAATTGGATAGCCGATCAAGGCTGCACAGACATCATTGTAGGTGGAATGGGCGAAGCCGCTCAATCGATTTTAACACAACGAGGTATAAAAGTCTCCTGCGGCGCACCTTCCGATACGCCAGAAAATCTTGTTGCCCTCTATCTTCTCGGCGAGCTTACCGATTCCGGTAACGCCTGCGACCATGATCATGAAGGCCATAACTGCAATCACTAAAAAGCCAACATAAAAAACGCGTATTTAGAAATTCCAGTGATTTTCGAAAAACTTATGTTTTACATTTTCAGAAAACTATCAATTCGCTGATCCTGTGCCTGAGTCTAAATAGCAGTTTAGCGATATCAATTTTACCGACAAATCCCTCATCAAACTTATCCTCCCGAACAAGCTCTGGCCGCAAGGCCATCACAAGAGCCGTTTCTCCTGCACCGGCATGGACGCCTACCTGGTCAAAACTAAATCTACAGGAATAGAGCGGTTCGGCAAAAGCGTTAATATAACCATCACGATCGGCCAATGCAATAACATTGACTCCTTCAGCTTTGTAAGCGGTCTTTAATTTTTCGCCAATACTGGCAACGCAATCGAAATTACCTCCGTGGGAAGGAAGAAGGACAATATTTCTGAAACCATAGTTCTTAAGATTATCACAATAGGCCTCAATGATGCCCTCTAAAAGCTTTTGTGAAATGGATAAGGACCCGGCAAAGGATAAATGATGATTGGAACATCCCGGGCGAATCGTTGAAGCAACTAAGGCGCTTCCTAATTCAGCAGCTACTCCTACACTAAGAGCTTCTCCAATTAGCATATCGGTAATGTTTTAAAAAAAATTTTCAAATAAATTAGAAATCCTTAGAAAAAAATCCAGCAAAATCGCCCTTCAATGAAAGCTCGATCTTGCTGGATTTCTATTCTCGTCTTTAGAGAAAGAAGCAGCTTAAAGTATAATTTTCGCACTAAGAAAAAGGGATTACTCCCTTTCCCTCGTCTAAGAACCGTACGTGAGAGTTTCCCGCTCATACGGCTCAAGCATTTCTTCACCATTTCCGGCGGCCAACAGTGATTTCATCCTCTGCTTCCAGTTTTGCTTTAAAGTTGATTTTTCGCATTGTCCCGAGATCATCGAACTTTATCCCTTGTCAAAGTCCAATATATACCGTATGCTGGCTCCCCGCCAGGTGTAAATCAAGCCGAAGCATTTCTTTTGCTGATAAAGATAGCCCCAGAAAATAATATCGTCTGTTTCCACTGCATCCAGGTACTTTTGCTGCAGTTCGTCCAAAGGGAACGCGATCATATGCTCGTAATACTCGGGATCTTTGAAGATCTTGCGTATTTCGATCATATCCCGCGCTTTGGCAAAGGTCATATGGCGCAGCGTGAGGTCGCGCTCCTCATAGATGATCTTCAGCATGGCGTCGATATCGGCGTTCACAAGAAAGCTTTTCGGATACTGTACAGAATTGATATCCTCCTGTAAAACGGCTACGCAAAAGCTGTGGAACGTGCTGATATAGCCCGTATCGCTGTCGCCGGTGAGTCGGCGGATACGTTGTTTCATTTCATTCGCGGATTTATTGGTAAAGGTAACGCAGAGAATGTTGGCCGGCATGATGCCAATCTCGTTTACCAGATAGGCAAACCGGTGAGACAGCGCCCGGGTCTTGCCGGAGCCCGCGCCGAAGATCACGCGGATAAAGCCTTCCGTAGTAGTTACAGCCTGTCGCTGCTGCGCGTTGAGCCCCGCTAATATATCGCTCATTCTCACAAGTCACCACCAAAAATAGGATTACTTGCTGGCATTTTATCGTCTAGGAATGTTTTTCTTCACAATATTATTATCGCAAGGACAAACGACATATTGTGACGTCGAAACACAGAAAGCATAATAAAATAATGATTTCTAGCTTCTCTCGGCATTTTTATCACTTCAAAGCTAGTTTAACTCTCTTATAATATTTCGTTGGAAGTAATTTGTACCGAAAAGTCACCCTTATTTGTCCGTTTGATGACTCCCTTCTTACCGGCACCATCATCAACGGTAATAGCGCGTGCAGAGGTTGTGAGTGAGCATAAAGTTAAGTACATCCTGTTGCTTCCCAGCTCCCTTTCGTTGAATAGCTTGCTCTGCTTCTTTTACTATGTCTGCTGTCATAATAAATCCACTCTCCCTTTTTTGTCTGAATACAAAATAAAATTAAACCATGAATCTTCCATATAAATATTCCCAAAACTAAATATTTCTAAATAAACCGATTACTTTGCCAGCAATAGAAACATTTTCAGAGTAAATAGGTTCCATTGCGTCATTTTCCGGTTGAAGACGAATGCGTCTGGCCTCCTTGAAAAAACGTTTTACAGTCGCTTCTTCATTATCAATTAAAGCTACCACAATATCTCCATTATTAGCGTTGTCCTGTCGGCGAACAAGCAAGTAGTCACCGTCTAAGATTCCGGCATTAATCATGCTATCCCCTTTTACGGACAGCATAAACACATCTTCTTCCCTGCCAATCAATTCAGCAGGCAGTGGGTATGTTTCTTCTATGTTTTCAACGGCAAGTATCGGCTGTCCGGCAGTAACTAAGCCCACGAGAGGAACTGGAATTACTGTTTTCTGCCGCCATGGTGCTTCCTCAAGCACGTTAATGGCCCGCGGTTTAGTAGGGTCACGTTTTATATAACCCAAAGATTCCAGTTTATTTAAATGGGAATGCACTGTCGAGCTACTGCTCAAACCAACGGCATGACCTATTTCCCGAACGGAGGGAGGATATCCTTTAGCTCTTACGTTCTCTTTTATATAGCTCAATATTTGTTGTTGCTTTGCGCTTATGGAATTAGCGGTCATATTTTTATCACCTCTATGGCAATTGTAGCATAAAACTCCAATAAAAGGAACGTTAGTTCGAAATTTCATCGAACACACTTGTGCAGAACATATGTACTATGTTAAAATAAAAAGACCAAACATATGTTCAAAAGAGGTGCTTTAAATTATGAGAAAAACAATGTTTGTACTATTTTTAGTTCTTCTTATATTAAACATTACACCTTTAGCAATTTCGCGTGCTTTTGTTGATACCACTACTTATGAAACGGTCTATGTGAAACCGGGAGATACGGTTTGGCAAATTGCTGCTAAATACACAACTGATAAAGACGATATTAGAAAATTAATTTATGAAATTAGGCAAATAAATAAATTAGATAATAATGCGAAAGTTTATCCCGGTCAAACGTTGAAAGTTCCGATTAAGTCTTGATATATACAGGCTTATAAGATTTTATCAAACTTTACATAAAACTTGTGCAATTTCTAT
Proteins encoded in this window:
- a CDS encoding NifB/NifX family molybdenum-iron cluster-binding protein, producing MKIAFTAHGQDCHSTVDSRFGRTHYFVIYDEEKNAWTSIPNTQNLEAAHGAGIQAGQNVAKTGAKVLITGNVGPKAFKVLETEQIAMYSFDNENATVEETLAAYQSGKLTTIKYEKIKMKGVDRLMKIAIPLVNNKLCTHFGHCEQFAIVTVEGNKIVKRETLTPPPHAPGVIPNWIADQGCTDIIVGGMGEAAQSILTQRGIKVSCGAPSDTPENLVALYLLGELTDSGNACDHDHEGHNCNH
- a CDS encoding creatininase family protein, translating into MLIGEALSVGVAAELGSALVASTIRPGCSNHHLSFAGSLSISQKLLEGIIEAYCDNLKNYGFRNIVLLPSHGGNFDCVASIGEKLKTAYKAEGVNVIALADRDGYINAFAEPLYSCRFSFDQVGVHAGAGETALVMALRPELVREDKFDEGFVGKIDIAKLLFRLRHRISELIVF
- a CDS encoding UvrD-helicase domain-containing protein → MSDILAGLNAQQRQAVTTTEGFIRVIFGAGSGKTRALSHRFAYLVNEIGIMPANILCVTFTNKSANEMKQRIRRLTGDSDTGYISTFHSFCVAVLQEDINSVQYPKSFLVNADIDAMLKIIYEERDLTLRHMTFAKARDMIEIRKIFKDPEYYEHMIAFPLDELQQKYLDAVETDDIIFWGYLYQQKKCFGLIYTWRGASIRYILDFDKG
- the lexA gene encoding transcriptional repressor LexA — its product is MTANSISAKQQQILSYIKENVRAKGYPPSVREIGHAVGLSSSSTVHSHLNKLESLGYIKRDPTKPRAINVLEEAPWRQKTVIPVPLVGLVTAGQPILAVENIEETYPLPAELIGREEDVFMLSVKGDSMINAGILDGDYLLVRRQDNANNGDIVVALIDNEEATVKRFFKEARRIRLQPENDAMEPIYSENVSIAGKVIGLFRNI
- a CDS encoding LysM domain-containing protein; this translates as MRKTMFVLFLVLLILNITPLAISRAFVDTTTYETVYVKPGDTVWQIAAKYTTDKDDIRKLIYEIRQINKLDNNAKVYPGQTLKVPIKS